One window of Streptomyces sp. NBC_00273 genomic DNA carries:
- a CDS encoding SDR family NAD(P)-dependent oxidoreductase → MSSDFSTPPWNVQRLPRADGSVFLVTGGNAGIGYFAAEQLSATGATVVLGSRNPARAEAATDSIRARVPGARVRTVRLDLADLSSLETTVESVGVERLDAVVHNAGVALDDPPRRETEDGHELMFGTNHLGHFALTRWLMPLLLAAPAARVVTTGSFAAKSERLDLDDLQSLKAYQPKRSYGRSKLAQMYFGVELDRRLRAAGSTVTSVVVHPGGALDSLTPSRPPVHVRTTGARLRAAPAAVLVQGKHAGAWPAVRAVLDPAVRGGQLWGPRVFGLRGEPRRERVWDHLADSSFAARLWDTSCDLTGVDPTAISG, encoded by the coding sequence ATGTCGTCCGACTTCTCCACCCCGCCTTGGAATGTCCAACGGCTGCCGCGTGCCGATGGCAGCGTCTTCCTGGTCACCGGCGGCAACGCCGGCATCGGGTACTTCGCCGCGGAGCAGCTGTCGGCAACCGGAGCCACCGTCGTACTCGGCAGCCGGAATCCCGCCAGGGCCGAAGCCGCCACGGACTCGATCCGTGCACGCGTCCCCGGCGCACGGGTGCGGACCGTACGGCTGGACCTCGCCGACCTTTCGTCGCTCGAAACAACGGTGGAATCAGTAGGGGTGGAACGCCTCGACGCGGTAGTGCACAACGCCGGAGTCGCGCTCGACGACCCGCCGCGCAGGGAGACCGAGGACGGCCACGAGCTCATGTTCGGCACGAACCACCTCGGGCACTTCGCCTTGACCCGGTGGCTGATGCCGCTGCTGTTGGCTGCGCCGGCGGCCCGCGTCGTGACCACGGGCAGCTTCGCGGCGAAGTCCGAGCGGCTCGACCTGGACGACCTGCAGTCCCTGAAGGCCTACCAGCCCAAGCGCTCCTACGGACGCTCCAAATTGGCGCAGATGTACTTCGGCGTCGAACTCGACCGACGGCTGCGCGCTGCCGGCAGCACGGTGACGAGCGTGGTGGTCCATCCCGGCGGCGCGCTGGACTCGCTCACCCCGTCACGGCCGCCGGTTCATGTGCGAACCACCGGCGCCCGGCTGAGGGCGGCACCTGCGGCCGTCCTCGTGCAAGGCAAGCATGCCGGCGCGTGGCCCGCGGTCCGGGCGGTGCTCGACCCGGCTGTGCGTGGAGGCCAGCTGTGGGGACCGCGCGTCTTCGGCCTGCGGGGTGAGCCGCGACGCGAACGGGTGTGGGACCACCTTGCCGACTCCTCCTTCGCGGCGCGGCTATGGGACACGAGCTGCGACCTGACCGGTGTAGACCCCACTGCCATCTCTGGATAG